A genomic window from Peromyscus maniculatus bairdii isolate BWxNUB_F1_BW_parent chromosome 1, HU_Pman_BW_mat_3.1, whole genome shotgun sequence includes:
- the LOC143274335 gene encoding uncharacterized protein C2orf78 homolog gives MAENFQSAPIFGTECALQASVHELTNAMPIAGSVCNFLQGLHPSCECSIAPAMRSSTCCQQLMDSAYPYLPAGTTMVTALTDEGQMSASPLSYPGVLQWDPTGNTDQRGAALRDFTVTITDQNTTFCSFSRTAQGDNILDPNALVLSYPTLSANLLQATTSQVPNQGYSLAPSYLEGTQVYYYDLNSLGPLMAGELGQCLQACGSVS, from the exons ATGGCAG AAAATTTTCAAAGTGCACCTATCTTTGGAACAGAATGTGCTCTGCAGGCCTCTGTACATGAGCTCACGAATGCCATGCCCATAGCAGGAAGTGTGTGCAACTTTCTCCAGGGTCTCCACCCCAGCTGTGAGTGCAGCATTGCTCCTGCCATGAGATCCAGCACTTGTTGCCAGCAGCTCATGGACAGTGCCTACCCTTACCTACCAGCTGGCACAACCATGGTGACTGCGCTGACTGACGAGGGTCAGATGTCTGCCTCACCACTCTCCTATCCAGGTGTTCTCCAGTGGGATCCCACGGGAAACACTGACCAGAGGGGAGCTGCACTCCGTGACTTCACTGTAACTATCACTGACCAGAATACCACATTCTGCTCCTTCTCTAGGACAGCCCAgggtgataatattttagatcccAATGCCTTAGTCCTTTCCTATCCAACACTGTCTGCCAACCTTCTTCAGGCCACAACATCACAGGTACCAAATCAAGGATACAGCCTGGCACCTTCCTACCTGGAGGGTACCCAGGTCTATTACTATGACCTCAATAGCCTGGGCCCACTGATGGCTGGAGAACTTGGGCAGTGCCTGCAGGCCTGTGGCTCTGTGTCTTAA